In Aliiglaciecola sp. LCG003, a genomic segment contains:
- a CDS encoding WYL domain-containing protein produces MKQKSHWPFRYDLLQRYRLIEIVALWEGKLNAGHLIDYFGIGRQQASKDITEYRQSIGPDNLSYNSSLKGYEPTEQFSPKVTLGDADEYLQLIHRNSDLMNTFEDMTLGFNYTHKIPLPTYRIRPEVLRQIVKACRNKTRLEVDYRSVNTPDKDGRIIVPHSIVHSGMRWHVRAFCEKNQDYRDFVLTRFYGTPEPMGTSTQTIIQDEAWNTQVNVCFTPDQRLSAEQQAIVANDYGMSDNLLLIKVRGALVQYLMQMMRIDMNVIAADPRAQQVVIQNMDAVKQWLFR; encoded by the coding sequence ATGAAACAAAAATCCCATTGGCCGTTTCGGTATGACTTATTGCAGCGCTATCGATTGATTGAGATAGTGGCGCTGTGGGAAGGTAAATTAAATGCAGGCCATCTTATCGATTACTTTGGGATCGGTAGACAACAAGCCTCGAAAGATATCACTGAATACCGACAAAGCATTGGCCCAGACAACCTTAGTTATAATTCATCCTTGAAAGGGTATGAGCCCACAGAACAATTTAGTCCGAAAGTGACCTTAGGTGACGCAGATGAATACTTACAGCTTATTCATCGCAACAGTGACTTGATGAATACTTTCGAAGACATGACCTTGGGCTTTAATTACACCCATAAAATACCCCTACCCACTTATCGAATACGACCGGAAGTGCTACGCCAGATTGTCAAAGCTTGTCGCAATAAAACCCGGTTAGAAGTTGATTATCGTTCGGTGAATACTCCTGATAAAGATGGTCGCATTATTGTGCCCCACTCTATTGTGCATTCAGGAATGCGCTGGCATGTGCGCGCCTTTTGTGAAAAGAACCAGGATTATCGTGATTTTGTACTCACCCGTTTTTATGGCACCCCTGAGCCTATGGGCACTAGCACACAAACCATTATCCAAGATGAGGCCTGGAACACGCAGGTAAATGTGTGTTTCACCCCAGACCAGCGCCTATCAGCAGAGCAACAAGCCATAGTTGCGAATGATTATGGTATGAGTGACAACCTACTTCTGATAAAAGTCCGTGGTGCGCTGGTGCAGTACTTGATGCAGATGATGCGTATCGACATGAATGTCATTGCTGCCGACCCCAGAGCACAACAAGTGGTGATCCAGAATATGGACGCGGTGAAGCAGTGGTTATTTAGATAG
- a CDS encoding DUF3293 domain-containing protein, protein MIDEHLLHAYRTAKYMVEYAGELHRLHVGETSEVVNTILRLKNLKSAYFITPENPFSCMLSAQENALRHQRFCDELKKHKYFYLSGYGTDEAESWAKESSYLIFTDDESSMQDLAARFGQNAFLKVTEELPTQLFVLDAQRYTQG, encoded by the coding sequence ATGATTGACGAGCACCTTTTGCATGCTTATCGCACCGCGAAATATATGGTTGAATATGCCGGTGAACTACATCGGCTTCATGTGGGCGAAACCTCTGAAGTGGTAAACACAATTCTGCGTTTAAAAAACCTTAAAAGTGCCTATTTTATCACCCCTGAAAACCCTTTTAGTTGTATGCTTTCAGCACAGGAAAACGCACTGCGCCACCAACGATTTTGCGATGAACTAAAAAAGCATAAATACTTTTATTTATCCGGCTACGGCACTGATGAAGCTGAAAGCTGGGCGAAAGAATCTAGCTACTTAATTTTTACCGATGACGAGTCATCGATGCAGGATCTAGCCGCCCGTTTTGGTCAAAATGCTTTTTTGAAAGTCACTGAAGAATTGCCCACACAATTGTTTGTGCTTGATGCGCAGCGATACACCCAAGGTTAA
- a CDS encoding xanthine dehydrogenase family protein molybdopterin-binding subunit has translation MTITNSKASFSIGQAMNRTDGPAKVQGQATYAAEHQLDAKPLIGWVVTSKVASGQIESIDASKAEQSEGVSAVLNYTNSPAQLQFGKPEDEGRFTQSRAMLNDTKIRYFGWPVALVIANTLEQARYAASLVEVKVRADKVTLFTQAEQAQQTPDELDGGLDADASAGDIASALAGSDQSINVTYQTPSQVSAAMEPHACIANYDGTNLTVYTSIQFVATAVEAIATTLNMDKSKVRIICPYVGGGFGSKLGVHAETILACLGAIHMRCPVKVVATRRQVFHLAPHRGNSYQDMRLGVMNSGHLSGIEHKSYMPMARGYAFAEPTGAGARSTYQADAISSTHRVKEVDMPTIDSTRSPGDAIGSLAFESAIDELAKQIDMDPVEFRMLNMPTKHPISGLPFSSHQLKACLQTGAQKFGWQARNQGNKDNDEEWLTGFGVASAIRMNMITPCSVKLELSAAGNINVSTDMTDVGTGTYTILTQIVSDFFSLATDRIQVDLGNSHSPESCGSGGSFGASSCGSATLKACKQLNEKIQRLCFSTTSQDRVILAGQTITLPDSEVNKTRAVQLDSLKQQLGGGTIQTTAHIEPGQGHEDYEQFSYGAHFAKVEVNKTTGEVKLIKQLGVFSAGRILNSKTAASQLKGGMVWGAGYALREELYTDTRDGSFINCDFAEYHLPVNRDIGEVEVHFIEEPDYKACELGSKGIGELGITGAGAAIANAVADATGVRVRSFPITLDKLFPAFEDS, from the coding sequence ATGACCATAACCAATAGCAAAGCGTCTTTCTCCATAGGACAGGCCATGAACCGGACTGATGGACCGGCCAAAGTGCAGGGCCAAGCAACTTACGCCGCCGAACATCAGCTTGATGCAAAACCCTTGATAGGCTGGGTGGTCACATCGAAAGTCGCTAGCGGACAGATTGAGTCAATCGATGCATCAAAAGCTGAACAATCAGAAGGAGTGAGCGCGGTACTAAATTACACTAATTCACCGGCTCAATTGCAATTCGGCAAACCTGAAGACGAAGGACGCTTCACCCAAAGCCGAGCTATGCTAAATGACACCAAAATTCGCTATTTTGGATGGCCGGTGGCATTGGTCATTGCGAATACCTTAGAACAAGCAAGATATGCTGCCAGCCTCGTTGAGGTCAAAGTGCGTGCCGACAAAGTCACTCTATTTACCCAAGCGGAACAAGCACAGCAAACACCCGACGAATTAGATGGTGGGCTAGATGCAGATGCGTCAGCAGGTGATATTGCAAGCGCGCTGGCAGGCTCTGATCAAAGCATAAATGTAACTTACCAAACCCCATCTCAAGTGTCTGCTGCGATGGAGCCCCATGCCTGTATTGCCAATTATGATGGCACTAATCTAACCGTCTATACCAGCATTCAGTTTGTCGCTACTGCGGTTGAGGCTATCGCAACCACGTTAAACATGGACAAAAGCAAGGTCAGAATTATTTGCCCCTATGTGGGGGGCGGATTTGGCTCAAAACTTGGGGTTCATGCAGAAACAATACTAGCCTGTTTAGGCGCTATACATATGCGCTGTCCTGTAAAGGTTGTCGCAACCCGCCGACAGGTATTTCATTTGGCGCCGCACCGGGGTAACTCCTATCAAGATATGCGCTTGGGTGTGATGAATTCCGGTCATCTAAGTGGCATTGAGCACAAAAGCTATATGCCAATGGCACGTGGCTATGCCTTCGCCGAGCCAACCGGCGCCGGTGCCCGTTCTACCTATCAAGCTGACGCAATATCCAGTACCCATCGGGTTAAAGAAGTTGATATGCCCACAATAGATTCAACTCGTTCGCCGGGGGATGCCATAGGGTCACTGGCATTCGAGTCGGCAATAGACGAGCTGGCAAAGCAAATCGATATGGATCCCGTTGAGTTTAGAATGCTTAACATGCCCACCAAGCACCCCATTTCGGGGTTGCCTTTTTCCAGCCATCAGCTTAAAGCTTGCCTGCAAACCGGAGCGCAAAAGTTCGGCTGGCAGGCAAGAAACCAAGGTAACAAAGATAACGATGAGGAATGGTTAACGGGCTTTGGTGTCGCGTCAGCAATACGTATGAATATGATCACCCCCTGTTCGGTAAAATTGGAATTGAGCGCCGCTGGCAATATCAATGTATCTACCGATATGACGGATGTCGGAACAGGTACCTACACCATTCTCACCCAAATCGTATCCGATTTTTTCAGCCTGGCGACTGACAGAATTCAGGTGGATTTAGGTAACAGTCACTCACCAGAATCTTGTGGCTCAGGTGGATCCTTCGGAGCATCTAGTTGTGGTTCCGCAACGTTAAAAGCCTGTAAGCAGTTGAATGAAAAAATTCAAAGACTGTGCTTCTCCACTACTTCGCAGGATCGGGTGATCTTGGCAGGACAGACTATTACTTTGCCAGACTCTGAGGTAAATAAAACTAGAGCGGTGCAACTTGATAGTTTAAAACAGCAGTTAGGCGGAGGCACGATTCAAACCACCGCCCACATAGAGCCAGGCCAAGGGCATGAGGACTACGAGCAATTTTCTTACGGTGCACATTTTGCCAAAGTTGAGGTGAACAAAACCACCGGAGAAGTAAAGCTGATAAAACAACTAGGGGTCTTTTCTGCCGGACGCATCCTAAACAGCAAGACCGCTGCATCACAGCTAAAAGGTGGCATGGTTTGGGGAGCGGGTTACGCCCTTCGAGAAGAGCTATATACCGACACCCGAGATGGCAGTTTTATTAACTGTGACTTTGCCGAGTATCACTTGCCAGTCAACCGAGACATAGGCGAGGTCGAAGTACACTTCATCGAAGAGCCTGACTACAAAGCCTGTGAACTAGGCTCTAAAGGAATTGGTGAGCTGGGAATAACCGGTGCGGGGGCGGCGATTGCAAACGCTGTAGCAGATGCCACTGGGGTACGAGTGAGATCTTTTCCCATCACGCTAGACAAACTATTTCCCGCATTTGAAGATAGCTAA
- a CDS encoding xanthine dehydrogenase family protein subunit M: MEPFKVIQLTDSKTLSSIGDCQGSRFLAGGTNLIDLMKHQIETPVRLIDLSQWEASDKIEESDDDISVGAMVTNTELANFSAKHPALSVLAQALLSGATVQLRNRASTAGNLLQRTRCYYFYDTSKRCNKRVPGSGCDALQGFNRIHAVLGASEHCIASHPSDMAVAMTLLDAKVHSIDTAGSTRAIPVRELYRLPGSTPHIETCLKSDELITHVSIPKRSRGTHYYQKVRDRQSYAFALVSVACTLKLIDNKIEDVQIAFGGVGTQPWLATNTMAKLQGQQATTKNVENALDADLIGAKGAGRNDFKISLTKRTLKHVLTTVIQHQQSNPGYEGALYDHNQ; encoded by the coding sequence ATGGAACCCTTTAAAGTTATTCAACTAACAGATAGCAAAACATTGTCATCAATTGGTGATTGCCAAGGTAGCCGATTTCTTGCCGGGGGCACTAACCTGATTGACTTGATGAAGCATCAAATCGAGACGCCGGTTAGACTCATTGATTTGTCCCAATGGGAAGCAAGCGATAAAATCGAAGAGTCTGATGATGACATCAGTGTCGGCGCTATGGTGACCAATACGGAGTTGGCGAATTTTTCAGCCAAACATCCCGCTTTGTCGGTGCTGGCTCAGGCTTTACTTAGCGGGGCAACAGTGCAACTTCGCAACCGTGCCAGCACTGCCGGTAATTTGCTGCAACGAACCCGGTGCTATTACTTCTACGATACCTCTAAACGCTGCAATAAGCGTGTACCCGGTAGCGGCTGTGATGCGTTGCAGGGCTTTAATCGTATACATGCTGTGCTAGGGGCCAGTGAACATTGTATTGCATCTCATCCATCCGATATGGCTGTGGCAATGACCTTATTGGATGCTAAAGTTCATAGCATAGACACTGCGGGGTCAACAAGAGCGATACCAGTTAGAGAGCTTTACAGGTTGCCTGGTAGTACGCCTCATATCGAAACCTGCCTAAAAAGTGATGAATTGATCACCCACGTCAGTATTCCTAAGCGCTCAAGAGGCACACATTATTATCAAAAGGTACGAGATCGCCAATCCTACGCTTTTGCGCTCGTTTCCGTGGCGTGCACGTTAAAATTAATCGACAACAAAATAGAAGATGTGCAAATCGCATTCGGCGGGGTTGGCACCCAGCCGTGGCTTGCAACCAATACCATGGCCAAACTTCAGGGGCAGCAAGCAACCACCAAGAACGTTGAAAATGCTTTGGATGCAGATCTCATAGGCGCTAAAGGAGCGGGCCGTAACGATTTTAAGATCTCACTTACCAAGCGGACTTTGAAACATGTATTAACTACTGTTATCCAACATCAACAGTCTAATCCGGGTTACGAAGGGGCATTGTATGACCATAACCAATAG
- a CDS encoding 2Fe-2S iron-sulfur cluster-binding protein, whose protein sequence is MSTISINGVNHPLPDDPRTTLLDFLHQELASFGTKKGCDHGQCGACTVIVDGRRVNACLIFAFQLQGKNVKTIEGIADGDDLHKVQQAFIDNDAFQCGFCTPGQICSSVATIKEMAQGEPSIVQFSKQYDVKEDIKERMSGNLCRCGAYPNIIAAVETTMTTSKE, encoded by the coding sequence ATGTCGACAATTTCAATTAACGGGGTAAATCACCCGCTGCCCGACGATCCACGCACTACGCTACTTGACTTTTTACACCAAGAACTGGCTTCCTTTGGCACAAAGAAGGGATGTGATCATGGCCAATGCGGAGCTTGTACTGTGATTGTGGATGGTAGGCGGGTAAATGCCTGTCTAATATTCGCCTTCCAACTACAAGGTAAGAACGTTAAGACCATAGAGGGAATTGCTGATGGCGACGACTTACATAAAGTGCAACAGGCGTTTATAGACAACGATGCTTTTCAGTGTGGCTTTTGTACGCCGGGTCAAATATGTTCGTCTGTGGCAACGATCAAAGAGATGGCACAGGGTGAGCCAAGTATTGTGCAGTTTTCAAAACAATACGATGTCAAAGAAGATATTAAGGAGCGGATGAGCGGTAATCTTTGTCGCTGCGGTGCCTACCCAAATATCATTGCAGCCGTTGAAACGACAATGACAACGTCTAAGGAATAA
- a CDS encoding CBASS cGAMP-activated phospholipase: MKHGKLLDNLADDLDKTDNSFKVLALTGGGYRGLFSGYIATMLEEKAGRPLNQCFDLICGTSIGGIIATGLAYGIPAATLVSKLREHGEQIFAKRLRRKLKSLFTSSYPTGPLEAAINSSLIRDGEETTFSGEQFNTCNQNPCKLMLTSIDHSLATPTILGSKDFSYNQPTDATIMDAMLSTSAAPTFFKPHVVNKGSYLDGGLIANAPDALAITRALKSADIGIDDIHMVSIGTANSSPASAPKASLNPGSLQWLAFHDLFQFTLHCQEQLAIMQARDLLGKRYIRINPVPSTKQSDYIALDKANHNASNVLETLARSAILDLSPTDKTMLRRLNIHV; this comes from the coding sequence ATGAAACACGGAAAGCTGCTTGATAACCTGGCAGATGATTTAGACAAGACCGACAACAGCTTTAAAGTACTTGCATTGACCGGTGGTGGCTACAGAGGGCTTTTTAGTGGCTACATTGCGACTATGTTGGAAGAAAAAGCCGGCCGGCCGCTCAATCAGTGTTTTGATCTCATTTGCGGCACATCCATCGGCGGGATCATCGCCACCGGCTTGGCCTATGGTATTCCCGCTGCTACTTTGGTGTCTAAACTGCGCGAGCATGGTGAACAAATATTCGCAAAACGCCTTAGACGAAAGCTCAAGAGTTTGTTTACAAGTTCCTATCCTACAGGGCCACTCGAAGCGGCTATAAACTCATCACTGATTCGTGACGGGGAAGAAACCACTTTTTCAGGCGAGCAATTTAATACCTGTAACCAGAACCCATGTAAGCTGATGCTGACCAGCATCGATCACAGTTTGGCTACTCCGACAATATTAGGCAGCAAGGATTTTTCTTATAACCAACCGACTGACGCGACCATCATGGATGCCATGTTATCAACATCGGCAGCACCTACTTTTTTCAAACCTCATGTTGTGAATAAAGGCAGCTATCTAGATGGCGGATTAATCGCCAATGCGCCAGATGCTTTGGCGATAACACGAGCTCTGAAATCTGCAGATATTGGAATTGATGATATTCACATGGTCAGTATTGGCACGGCAAACAGCTCTCCTGCGTCTGCGCCAAAAGCATCATTGAACCCGGGAAGCCTTCAGTGGTTGGCTTTTCATGATTTATTTCAGTTCACACTTCACTGTCAGGAGCAACTTGCGATCATGCAAGCCAGAGATTTGCTTGGGAAACGCTACATTAGGATCAATCCCGTCCCCTCCACTAAACAATCTGATTACATTGCGCTCGATAAAGCCAATCACAACGCCAGCAATGTGTTAGAAACCCTTGCCAGAAGCGCCATTTTAGATCTTTCCCCCACGGATAAGACAATGCTAAGAAGATTAAATATCCATGTTTAA
- a CDS encoding metal-dependent hydrolase, translated as MPFTPFHMGPGILIKSLLQGGFSLMVFGWSQIVMDIQPLVVLITGEGHLHGFSHTYIGASLLAVFSGLTGKYLSELGLKILKMDFSFSIEISWLVSFISAFMGCFSHVILDSIIHADVEPFSPFSHNNGFLGLISVSTLHTLCLYSGFLGAAIFYGVGYLKRSS; from the coding sequence ATGCCATTCACACCTTTTCACATGGGTCCAGGGATACTGATCAAATCACTACTTCAAGGTGGTTTTAGCCTAATGGTGTTCGGTTGGTCCCAAATCGTAATGGATATACAGCCGCTTGTTGTTTTAATAACGGGTGAAGGTCATCTTCATGGTTTTTCCCATACTTATATAGGGGCTTCGTTGTTGGCTGTATTTTCAGGTCTAACCGGTAAGTATTTATCGGAATTGGGTTTGAAAATTCTGAAAATGGATTTTTCGTTTTCTATCGAAATATCTTGGCTAGTGAGTTTTATAAGTGCATTTATGGGTTGTTTTAGCCATGTGATCTTGGATAGTATTATACACGCGGATGTTGAACCCTTTTCCCCGTTTTCGCATAACAACGGGTTTTTAGGCCTTATCTCAGTTTCAACTCTTCATACCCTGTGTTTGTATAGCGGCTTCTTGGGTGCGGCAATATTTTATGGGGTGGGTTACTTGAAACGTAGTAGCTAA
- a CDS encoding DUF6265 family protein — MIKVITFYFFLMFCFDALAIEKFPNLLFLEGEQQSPPADLSAVKWLSGHWRGEAFGGLIEEVWSPPVVGSMMGAFKLVVENEVQFYEIETISEENGTLIFRLKHFHSDLKGWEEKDKTFDFPLVKLTENKVYFNGLTLERINDKEMNIYVAIESDGSTTEQKFTYQRFE, encoded by the coding sequence ATGATAAAAGTAATTACATTCTATTTTTTTCTGATGTTTTGTTTTGATGCTTTAGCAATTGAGAAATTTCCAAACCTACTATTTTTAGAAGGCGAACAACAGTCACCCCCAGCTGATTTGAGTGCAGTGAAATGGCTTTCAGGTCATTGGAGGGGAGAAGCATTTGGAGGCCTCATTGAAGAAGTATGGTCACCGCCTGTTGTTGGAAGCATGATGGGAGCATTTAAGCTAGTTGTTGAAAATGAAGTACAATTTTATGAAATTGAGACAATATCTGAAGAAAATGGAACACTTATATTCAGATTAAAGCATTTTCATAGCGATCTAAAAGGCTGGGAAGAGAAAGATAAAACTTTTGATTTCCCATTAGTCAAACTCACAGAAAATAAAGTCTATTTTAACGGTCTGACTCTTGAGAGGATTAACGATAAAGAGATGAATATATATGTAGCGATTGAATCTGATGGCAGCACAACTGAACAGAAGTTTACTTATCAAAGGTTTGAGTAA
- the nadA gene encoding quinolinate synthase NadA: MSQVNRIDSIDYPFPAKPVVLSGSQQAFYKSEIKRLLVEKNAVLVSHYYTDAEIQQLTEETGGFISDSLEMARFGRDSSAQTLIVAGVKFMGETSKILSPEKTVLMPTLDATCSLDLGCPIDEFSAFCDAHPDHTVVVYANTSAAVKARADWVVTSSIALEIVEHLDSLGEKIIWGPDRHLGAYIAKQTGADMLMWQGECIVHDEFSAKALRDMQHLHPDAAVLVHPESPASVVDMADAVGSTSQLIKASQELPHNKFIVATDRGIFYKMQQLAPNKQFLEAPTGGNGATCKSCAHCPWMAMNGLKAIYDALVDSQGHEIFVDDDLRRKALIPLNRMLDFSAQHKLLVKGNS, encoded by the coding sequence ATGTCGCAGGTGAATCGAATTGATTCAATAGACTATCCGTTTCCAGCCAAACCAGTGGTTTTATCGGGTAGCCAACAAGCGTTTTATAAATCTGAGATTAAACGTCTGTTGGTCGAGAAAAATGCCGTATTGGTGTCTCACTATTACACCGATGCTGAAATTCAGCAGCTTACCGAGGAAACCGGTGGATTCATTTCTGACTCACTGGAGATGGCCAGGTTTGGTCGCGACAGCAGTGCGCAAACACTGATTGTGGCTGGCGTGAAGTTTATGGGGGAAACCTCAAAAATTCTTAGCCCAGAAAAAACCGTCTTGATGCCAACCTTAGATGCCACTTGTTCGTTAGATTTGGGTTGTCCCATCGATGAATTTAGTGCCTTTTGTGATGCCCACCCTGATCATACTGTAGTGGTGTATGCCAATACTTCAGCTGCGGTTAAAGCTAGAGCTGATTGGGTAGTCACCTCAAGTATTGCTCTAGAGATTGTTGAGCATTTAGACTCTCTTGGTGAGAAAATTATTTGGGGCCCGGATCGACATTTAGGCGCGTACATCGCTAAACAAACAGGCGCTGACATGCTGATGTGGCAAGGCGAATGTATCGTGCACGACGAGTTTTCTGCCAAAGCACTACGAGACATGCAACATCTTCATCCTGATGCTGCGGTTCTAGTGCATCCAGAGTCTCCGGCTAGCGTGGTTGACATGGCAGATGCAGTAGGCTCAACCAGCCAATTGATTAAAGCCTCGCAAGAGCTGCCACACAATAAATTTATTGTTGCCACTGACCGCGGCATTTTTTACAAGATGCAGCAGTTGGCACCAAACAAGCAGTTTCTAGAAGCGCCAACAGGCGGGAACGGCGCAACCTGTAAAAGTTGTGCTCATTGTCCGTGGATGGCAATGAACGGCTTAAAAGCGATTTATGATGCATTGGTTGATAGTCAAGGGCATGAAATTTTTGTGGACGATGATTTACGCAGAAAAGCCCTAATCCCCTTAAACAGAATGCTCGATTTTTCAGCACAACATAAGCTTCTGGTCAAAGGAAACTCATAA
- a CDS encoding acyltransferase family protein produces MTQNHIGRRHDLDWLRVLAFSLLILYHIGMYYVADWGWHIKSEHTSIWLQELMILTNPWRMSLIFFISAVALSLVQQRYGAGKLLLLRSKRILIPLIFGMFVVVAPQVYIEFKDQNLISMDYWSFWREYIDVDTQLLPQRHSEIGLLTWNHLWFLPYVWVYSVIILLLRHPLNRLANSPLLAKIPMPAMMLIAMGGLIAFWYNLAADYPSTHGLFDDWYNHSKYFLVTCVGYLFAQHRHWWSAVISKRYWLLLIACCGYIFIVLDRHQYFVWLAEHYEQSLLVRLFYGVAFSANHWGWIFAVVGLAGHFLNKPSKLLTYANQAVLPWYILHQTLIVVIAWNLRSFGLNSGLECILILLLTTLGCIVGYEMVRRTWLSRILFGLKATQKSGSQANNQPNLAKSL; encoded by the coding sequence ATGACACAAAATCATATTGGCCGTCGACACGATTTGGACTGGTTAAGAGTACTGGCATTTTCACTGTTAATTTTGTATCACATTGGTATGTACTATGTTGCTGATTGGGGTTGGCATATCAAAAGTGAGCATACTAGTATTTGGTTGCAAGAGCTGATGATATTGACCAATCCATGGCGCATGTCGCTGATCTTCTTCATTAGCGCAGTAGCACTTTCATTAGTTCAGCAACGTTATGGGGCTGGAAAACTGTTGTTATTGCGCTCAAAACGTATATTGATCCCACTTATATTCGGTATGTTTGTAGTGGTGGCGCCGCAGGTGTATATCGAATTCAAAGATCAGAATTTGATATCAATGGATTATTGGTCCTTTTGGCGGGAATATATAGATGTTGACACTCAGCTATTACCCCAGCGCCATTCTGAAATCGGATTGTTGACCTGGAATCATTTATGGTTTTTGCCCTATGTATGGGTGTATAGCGTCATCATCCTACTGTTACGCCATCCATTGAATCGACTAGCCAATAGCCCGCTGCTGGCCAAGATCCCGATGCCAGCAATGATGCTAATTGCCATGGGTGGTTTAATCGCGTTTTGGTATAATTTAGCCGCTGACTATCCCTCTACACATGGTTTATTTGACGATTGGTACAATCACAGCAAATACTTTTTGGTGACTTGTGTGGGTTATCTGTTTGCTCAACATCGCCATTGGTGGTCAGCTGTTATCAGTAAACGCTATTGGCTGCTGTTAATCGCTTGTTGCGGCTATATTTTTATCGTGCTTGATCGGCACCAATACTTTGTCTGGTTAGCAGAGCATTACGAACAGTCACTTTTGGTGAGGTTATTTTATGGTGTGGCCTTTTCTGCAAATCACTGGGGCTGGATTTTTGCTGTGGTGGGTTTAGCGGGTCACTTTCTTAACAAACCCAGCAAATTGCTGACTTATGCTAATCAAGCGGTTTTGCCTTGGTATATTTTACATCAAACCCTAATCGTAGTGATTGCCTGGAACCTGCGCTCATTTGGTTTAAATAGCGGATTAGAATGTATATTGATCCTGTTGTTAACCACTTTAGGCTGCATTGTCGGGTATGAAATGGTACGTCGTACTTGGCTAAGCAGAATATTATTCGGACTAAAAGCGACTCAAAAATCAGGGTCTCAAGCCAATAATCAGCCTAATTTAGCAAAAAGTCTCTGA
- a CDS encoding LytTR family DNA-binding domain-containing protein yields MAFGDNSFQLWLARFEKHKFVFTFGLIGLYLFTNNSINATSVLMEHSRGGQLSISIWEPFAWEYTSALSTFLLLPAMFAVFRRFPPRFSHIPKQILIHLLAATLFSIAHVLLMVMFREIIYFFAGGNYDFAPWLREFWYEYRKDIWGYITWLVLHQLVIALYGRLKGEASLIKDEAQESQQDDSTSSNSAAPHHLLVKKLDKEFLVKVTEVEWLESAGNYVNLYQGGRIYPLRGTLGNTLQRIESMGFSRIHRSHGVNHAAIDNIQYAASGDGVVTLKSGKQLAISRRYKSDFKEALS; encoded by the coding sequence GTGGCATTTGGGGATAATTCATTTCAACTTTGGTTAGCACGGTTTGAAAAACACAAATTTGTATTCACCTTTGGGCTAATTGGCCTCTACCTTTTTACCAATAACAGCATTAATGCCACCAGTGTTTTAATGGAGCACAGTCGTGGCGGACAATTATCTATTTCCATCTGGGAACCTTTTGCATGGGAATACACAAGTGCATTAAGTACCTTTTTATTACTCCCTGCCATGTTTGCTGTGTTCAGACGATTTCCGCCACGCTTTTCCCATATACCCAAACAGATCCTGATCCATTTGCTCGCCGCGACGCTTTTTTCTATCGCCCACGTGTTATTGATGGTGATGTTTAGAGAAATCATCTATTTTTTTGCTGGCGGAAACTATGACTTTGCACCTTGGCTGCGAGAGTTTTGGTATGAATATCGAAAAGATATTTGGGGATACATAACTTGGTTGGTGCTCCACCAACTCGTAATAGCCCTGTACGGCCGTTTAAAAGGAGAGGCAAGCCTTATTAAGGATGAGGCCCAAGAGTCCCAGCAGGACGATTCTACGAGCAGCAATAGTGCCGCGCCCCATCACCTGTTGGTTAAAAAGCTTGATAAGGAGTTTTTAGTTAAAGTAACAGAGGTTGAATGGCTTGAATCAGCAGGCAACTATGTCAACCTCTATCAAGGTGGCCGGATCTACCCTTTGCGAGGCACTCTAGGCAATACACTACAACGCATTGAGTCGATGGGGTTTAGTCGTATACATAGAAGTCACGGCGTCAATCATGCAGCTATTGATAATATTCAGTATGCGGCCAGCGGTGATGGTGTGGTGACTCTCAAATCTGGCAAACAGCTGGCCATATCAAGACGCTACAAAAGCGACTTCAAGGAAGCCCTCAGCTAA